The window GTACCGCTTGTGCTGCATTCATGGTATTGGCACTCGATGAAACGGGTAAACGTAGTGGGACTTTTGCGCCAGAAGACTGGGCTGAACCAGAAGCTTTCTACACCGCACTCGAACGTGTAGGTACACCGCGTGATGAGATCGTGGAGAGCGTACTATGAGTAAAAGTATTTATGATGTTGCTGTAATTGGCGCTGGATGTGCAGGCGTCGTTGCAGCACGGGATTTAAGTAATGCCGGTCATAAGGTTGTGTTATTAGAAGCACGTGACCGTATTGGTGGGCGAACCTATACAGGTGAGGCATTTGGTCGCCAAGTCGAATTTGGCGGTGGGTATGCACACTGGACACAGCCTTATATTTGGAGAGAGTTGCAACGCTATGGCATTGGTTTAAACCCGCCTAAAGAAGTGGATAAAACGGTTTGGTTTGCTGACGGCAAATTACATACTGGTACACAGGCTGAATATGCAGCGATTGCTGAACCATTACTAACACTTTTTTTTAATGATGCTCGCCAATGCTTCCCTCTTCCCTATGATATCAATGCAATTGATACGAGTACGATAGAACAGCAAACCTTGAGAGATCGTCTTAATGCGTTAAATTTATCAACTTATGAGCGTGATGTTTTAGATGGCTTATTATCCACGCTGGTTCACTCTTGGGACGAACAAGGTGTTGCACAAATCCTATTCTGGGCAGCCACCTATTTTGGAAATTGGGGAGCTTTCTTTGAAGTTGCAGGGTCTTGGCCGATTGCAGGTGGAACACAAAAACTGGTCAGAGCTATTCATAATGATTCAAATGCTGAGTTACGGCTTTCTACAGCAGTTACAGCCATAGATGATCAAGGCGAACAGGTTGTCATTACCACTCAATCTGGCGAAAAAATCATGGTAAAAAAAGCACTTGTTGCCCTACCTTTGAATGTTTTGTCAGACCTTAGCATCACACCTGAAGTCAAAAAACCTATTCAAGACATGATTAATGCAAAACATCCGATGCGCACAGCTAAGTTATGGGTGCGTGCACGTGGAAAAGTTGAACCTTTTGTTGCATTCGCACCGGTTGAGCAAAACCCAATTAATACCGTTCGCGTTGAATATGAACATGGGGATGACTCGCTTTTAGTCTGTTTTATTTCTGATGAATCCAGTATCGATGTGAATGATATTAAAGCTGTTCAAGAAGCTTTACAGATGTTTAAGCCAGACATTGAAGTGCTTGAAGTCGCATCACATAACTGGGTAAAAGACCCATTTGCACAAGGGACATGGATACATCACCGTCCAGGAAATTTGACAGGTGCTGCACCACTCATCCGTAAACCACATGGAAATATTTATTTTGCAGGTGGTGACATCGCAACAATGACCATGGGGGGAATTGAAGGTGCCTTAGAAAGCGGAATTGAAGCTGCTGCCAACATTACACATGCGATGACGCATAAATTAGCAGGGTGAATACCATGAACAAAAAAAATGCTTTAAACCAACCTTTGGATACAGAAGTTCTTATTATTGGTGCTGGGATTGCAGGTATTAGTGCCGCGTACCATTTAAAGAAATATAGACCAAACTCAACCTTTACCATACTTGAAGGTCGTGATGATATCGGGGGTACATGGAGTCTATTCCGTTACCCAGGTATCCGTTCAGATTCAGATATGCAGTCTTTTGCATTTGGCTTTAAACCGTGGACTGAAAAAAGGACTTTCGGTAGCGCGCAAATGATTTGTGATTATTTGCATGAGACCATTACAGAAAATGGTATTGATCAACATATCCAATTTGGTAGCTATGTAACCAGTGCTGAGTTCTCATCAAGTGAAGGTCTTTGGACCGTTAAAGTCAAACAAAAGGATCAAAAAGGTTTGACTACCTTACGCTCTCGTTTCTTGCTCATGGGCACAGGTTATTATGACTATAATAATGGTTATACCCCTGAGTTTAAGGGAACAGAAGAGTTCCAAGGGCAAATCATCCACCCTCAACATTGGCCAGAGAACCTCAACTATTCAGGCAAAAAAGTCGTTGTAATCGGTAGTGGTGCGACAGCAGTGACCCTAATTCCTGCTATGGCTAAAGATGTTGGGCATATCACGATGTTGCAACGATCACCTAGCTATGTGATCGCGATGCCAAGTGTCGACCCTATTGCAGTTGCACTCAATAAAGTCCTTTCTCCTCAACGTGCGTATGAAATTATTCGGAAGAAAAATATTACACTTAGTCGTGGAATGTTCAACTTAAGTCGTCGTTTTCCTGATGTGATGCGCCGTTTACTCATCGCAGATGTACGACGCAGATTGCCTAAAGATTTTGATGTCGCAACGCATTTCTCACCTAAATACAATCCATGGGATGAACGCTTATGCGTTGTGCCAGATGGAGATATGTTTAAAGCCATTTCTTCAGGAAAAGCCTCTGTGGTGACTGATCATATTGAACGCTTTACCAAAGAAGGCATATTGCTAAAATCAGGAAAAGTGTTAGAAGCCGATATTATTATTACCGCGACAGGTCTAAATATGCTGGCATTCAGCAAGATTCAACTCACTGTTGATGGTAAAAAAATCAATTATCCAGATACCACCATTTATAAATCCATGATGCTGTCTGATATTCCAAATTTTGCTTTTGCATTTGGTTATACCAATATCGCATGGACCTTAAAAGTCGATCTAGTATGGCAGCACTTCTGCCGTTTGCTTGACTATATGGATGAAAACAAATACGGAACATTTACCCCTATTATTCTAAATAAAGACATGAAACGTGTTCCTTTTGTGGATTTGAGCCCAGGTTATGTTCAACGTGGTCTAGCACAGTTCCCTATGGCTGGAACTGAAGGAAATTGGACGCTTCAACACGATTACAAGTTTGATTTGGAACGACTGAATAAAGGTTCTGTCGTTGATAAAGCATTACAGTTCACTACTATTTTGCCCAAGAAAAAGCTGACTGTCGTTACAGAGCCGTCGACGGAAGAACTGAAGATCAAAGCTTAATACTCAATCAAAACTCCAGTCTCTTATTTAACCCCAGTCCAAGGTCTAAATGAGAGACTAAAATATATTTAGGTAAACATTATGGAAAATATTAAATTTACCAGTAAAGGAATTACATGTTCCGCATGGTACATCCCGACGACATCCAATAAATATAAGAGTTCCAGAGGAAACCCGTGCATTATTATGGCAAATGGCTTCGGAGGTACGAAAGATACTGGACTATTACATTTTGCCGAACCATTTAGCAAAGCAGGTTTTGATACATTTATATTTGATTATCGTAGTTTTGGAGACTCTGGTGGCTTTCCACGACAGAATGTTTCATATAAAAACCAACGTGAAGATTATCATGCTGCAATTGAGGCTGTACGTAGCTTACCCAATGTAGATCGAAACCGTATCGCACTTTGGGGTACTTCTTACTCAGGTGGACATGTCATGGTGGTTGCTGCCCAAGACAAAAAAATATCTGCTGTAGTCTCAATGAATCCTGCAACTGATGGCTTAGCTGCGCTTACACAAATCTGTCGTTATGGTGGTTTAAAACAATTAACTGTTGCGGTAGGCCATGGTTTAAAAGATTTAGCTTACTCAATGTTCAGTCAAAAATCCCACCTCATTCCTATCGTAGGACAACCTGGTACTGCTGCAATGATTAGTACACCAGGTGCAGAAGCTGGATATAAATCGATGGCTGGACCTACATGGCGAAATGAAGTTTGTGCTCGTACAGCTCTAGAAGTTGCACGAAACCGCCCAATAACTTTCGCCAACCAAATATTGTGTCCTTTACTCGTACAAGTCGGTTCAAATGATCAAGTTGCTCCTCCTGATGCTGCCCGAAAGTCCGCAGATTTAGCAAGTGGACAAGTTGAGCTACTTGAGTATCCAATCGATCATTTTGATTTTTACAGTGGATCATGGCAAGAAAAACTGTTGAATGATCAGATAAACTTTTTAACCAAAACTTTAGCACCTAGACGTCATAACTGAGCTCGATATAGCAATCAGTATTGATTACACAGTTATAGTTCTTCAACCCACTATTGATAAAGAGGAAATCATGGCATTTATCGCTTCAAAAGTGGCACCTCATAAACGTATTCGGATCGTAGACTTTATCGAATCAATTCCTAAATCACTGTCAGGAAAGATTCTACGTAAAGAACTAAGAGGCCTTCCTATTTAAACAATTTCGAGATCAAGTTCATGCATCTATTTCATTATTTTGAAAGATGCATGAATACCTTTTATATCTATTGAAAATCTGACTCTTTGGAAAGAATAATGCATCGAATTATTGTTGTCGGCGGTGGTGCTGGTGGTTTGGAATTAATGACTAAATTGGCAGATACCTTCCATAAATCAAAAGAAGTTTCTCTACTTTTAGTAGATAAAAACTTAACACATGTATGGAAGCCATTACTGCATGAAGTTGCAAGTAGCACCCTAAACATCAATGACAATGAAGTTAATTATATTATGCATTCCTATGAGCATGGGTATAATTTTACTCAAGGTTCACTTGCTGATATCGATAAAAACAAAAAAAATATTCACGTAGAAATTACAAGCACGATAGATCCGAACATAAAAAAAATAGAAGAACTTTCTTATGACACTTTGATACTTTCATTAGGTTCTAGATCTAATGACTTTAATACCCCAGGTGTTAAAGAAAATTGTTATTTTTTAGATACTAAATCTGAAGCCGAAAGTATCTATAAATATATATTTTCGACGTATCTTGATATCAGAAATAAATTCATAGATTTGAGTCAAACTTATAATGTTGCAATCGTTGGTGGAGGCGCAACTGGAGTTGAACTAATTACCGAACTAGTACATTTAAAGGAAACTCTAGCTAAATCATATTTCAAAGAAACACAACAACTGAGTATTCAATTCATACTGATAGATGCATCTGATCGGATTTTATCTGCCCTATCAGAGGATATCTCCAATGAAGCGGAGAAAGTATTATCTCAGATGGGTGTTCAAATCCTAAAAAATCATAGGGTTTCAAAAGTAGATAAAGAAAACATATATTTTCCTGATGGTTCAAAAATATCAGCAGATCTCAAAATTTGGACTGCTGGAATCAAAGCCACCGAAGCAATAGAGCAACTGGATGGATTTGAAAAAGATAACATTGGAAGATTAAAAGTCTACGCGACACTACAAACCTATACCGACCCCAATATTTTCGCTTTAGGAGATTGTGCTCACTGCCAGTTAGATGCAAAAAAACCGCCTTTAGGAGCACGGGCACAAGTCGCTTCTCAACAAGCAGAATTCTTGGCACAAGCACTAGAGCAACGGTTAATCGGCAAACCATTACCTTTATTCAAATTTTCAGATAAAGGCTCAATCATTTCCCTCAGCCAAGATCATGCTGTTGGAGAAGTGTTCAGCAACTTAAATATTTATGGGACATTTGCGAGAAAAGCATATGAAGCTCTATATCGCATACATCAAATTAATATTCATGGCGTCAAAAATACTTATCGTATGTCTCAAAAAGATTCTATTACTAAGAATTTACTTAAAAAAGTTTTTTAGTAAATTGCGCTTATCAAAAAAACAAGCAGATGGAGTTAATCTCTCCATCTGCTATAATTAAATTCAGCATCTAAACTCAATACTTATTTTTAAAATCTTGGACGTTATTTTCAACTATTAACACTTTTAGTGTTTTCCCTAAGTCAATCTAAAATCAGTTAGGATTATGAAAACAACCTAGCAAATTAAGCATATTAGTAAAGCTAATTTCTTCTCCCAAAACCTTCATCACAAGACAATTGCTTATAAAGCGCTCCATTATCTGTAAATCGTAAAAAATGAGATTAAACTTAAAATTAGTCGCTGCAACTTTTTTAAGGAAAACCATCATATATTTTTCAAATATTTGAGAACAATCCACACGAACAACAATATCCTTGACGAGAAAAGTATATTTTTGAAGTAAATCGTAATACTCTAAATCATCAATTTTTTTAATTACAAACCTATCTCTTTCAACCATGAAGCTTATAAGATCATACTTGGTCAAAAGAATAAAAAAAATAATATCCTCGAATTGACTTTCGCTAAATTCAAATAATCGCCTTTTTAGTACAACCTTGTTAACTTCAGTCAAAAAAAGAGTAGTAACAGATCTAAACCCTATCAAATTATTTAATAAGAAAATATTAAAAAAAGGGTCGTTTTCGAAGTAATGATATTCAGCAGACATTAAACGATCAAATGCTTTATTTTTAAACTTAGTCTCAAAAAATTTCACCTTGTCTGAAAAAATCAAGCCCGAAAAATCAGGTTTATTCCAACTATCACTACTGTTTTTTCTCACTGACAAATATTTTTCATTTATACAACACGTATATGTAGAAAAAAATTTCGTAGAAACTCGAGTTCTTGACATAATCTTTTCCTATAAATTCAATGAGTTTCATCTGAAATTAAATATTCAATAAAGTACAGCCCACCGATTCTTTTGAAACTTATGTTCTCGCTTTTCTATTAACCTGTTCGTCTAATCGACTAGCTGCAAACAACGCTCCATTTAAAACACACCACCGTAAAGGCTCTGGTAATGTTCGTGGTGTCTTATTCGCCATCAAGAAAGTAAGCATAGATTCTTCGTAACCAAGTATTTTTTTAGCGATGAAATTACCAATCATTCCTTGAGTCCCCAACCCATGTCCAGCACATCCAGCAGCATAATAAATATTTTTATGCCTACCCATCGTACCAACGACAGGTAAGGCATCATTGGCATAACTAATATATCCGCTCCAACAGCTTTTAATCGAGATATCCTTTAACATAGGAAAACGATCCTGTATTGCTATTTTTAAAGCTCGATATTGTCCAAAATCAGGTTCATTGGGTGTCTTAGAACCATAGACATAATGTAATTTTTTTGTTGTACAAACCAGTGTATTTCGTGCAGTTAATCTATGACTCTCCATGATATGGTGTGCTGTGGTAATACCCTCTCTATTATACCAACCCAATGCATTTAATTGCGTGGGTGATAGTGGCATTGTCTCAATTGCTGAAACACGTAATGGTACTGTCCTATCTTGCAACAACCCGAGTTGAGGCATATAAGCATTATTAGCCAATATTAGATTTGCCGCACTTACACTCCCATTTGGGCTTTTAACTTTTACAGTACCATCAACTTCGTGAAATGAAACCATAGGTGTATTTTCATAAAGCTCTACACCAGCTTGAATTGCTGCACGTCTCAAACCTTGAATATATTTTCCAGGATTCAGAGTTCCTCCTCTAGAGATATAGCTACCAAAGAGAAAGGCTGGGGGTATACCTCGGGCACGCATTTCATTGTGATCTAAAAACTCTGTTTCACAGCCTAACTCAGCACCGAGTTTCATATCATTTCGAATTGATTTTTCCTGAGATTCATGTATTGCAGCTCTTATGAGACCTGATTGAATATAGTCACAATCAATTGTATATTCTTTAAAAATGTTTTCTGCAAAATCAACGCCTTTTTCATAAAAATCAACAACGTTCTTTGCACCTTCTGTTCCTGTTTTTTTCAAAAAAAGATCATACTTGAGTCCTAGTGCCCCCCCTAAATAACCTGCATTTCGCCCACTGGCACCAAAACCAGAAAATTCCTTTTCTAAGACAACGACTTTTAACCCACTTTTAACAAGTTCTAAAGAAGCACATAAACCAGCTAACCCTCCCCCAATGATGACAACATCGGCATTAATATCTTTATTAAGAGCGGATTGCAAAGGCTTAGGTTCTTCTTCCCATCCCCCTATTGACGTATATTTTTG is drawn from Acinetobacter suaedae and contains these coding sequences:
- a CDS encoding NAD(P)/FAD-dependent oxidoreductase; translated protein: MMIELKQKYTSIGGWEEEPKPLQSALNKDINADVVIIGGGLAGLCASLELVKSGLKVVVLEKEFSGFGASGRNAGYLGGALGLKYDLFLKKTGTEGAKNVVDFYEKGVDFAENIFKEYTIDCDYIQSGLIRAAIHESQEKSIRNDMKLGAELGCETEFLDHNEMRARGIPPAFLFGSYISRGGTLNPGKYIQGLRRAAIQAGVELYENTPMVSFHEVDGTVKVKSPNGSVSAANLILANNAYMPQLGLLQDRTVPLRVSAIETMPLSPTQLNALGWYNREGITTAHHIMESHRLTARNTLVCTTKKLHYVYGSKTPNEPDFGQYRALKIAIQDRFPMLKDISIKSCWSGYISYANDALPVVGTMGRHKNIYYAAGCAGHGLGTQGMIGNFIAKKILGYEESMLTFLMANKTPRTLPEPLRWCVLNGALFAASRLDEQVNRKART
- a CDS encoding alpha/beta hydrolase, whose translation is MENIKFTSKGITCSAWYIPTTSNKYKSSRGNPCIIMANGFGGTKDTGLLHFAEPFSKAGFDTFIFDYRSFGDSGGFPRQNVSYKNQREDYHAAIEAVRSLPNVDRNRIALWGTSYSGGHVMVVAAQDKKISAVVSMNPATDGLAALTQICRYGGLKQLTVAVGHGLKDLAYSMFSQKSHLIPIVGQPGTAAMISTPGAEAGYKSMAGPTWRNEVCARTALEVARNRPITFANQILCPLLVQVGSNDQVAPPDAARKSADLASGQVELLEYPIDHFDFYSGSWQEKLLNDQINFLTKTLAPRRHN
- a CDS encoding flavin monoamine oxidase family protein, giving the protein MSKSIYDVAVIGAGCAGVVAARDLSNAGHKVVLLEARDRIGGRTYTGEAFGRQVEFGGGYAHWTQPYIWRELQRYGIGLNPPKEVDKTVWFADGKLHTGTQAEYAAIAEPLLTLFFNDARQCFPLPYDINAIDTSTIEQQTLRDRLNALNLSTYERDVLDGLLSTLVHSWDEQGVAQILFWAATYFGNWGAFFEVAGSWPIAGGTQKLVRAIHNDSNAELRLSTAVTAIDDQGEQVVITTQSGEKIMVKKALVALPLNVLSDLSITPEVKKPIQDMINAKHPMRTAKLWVRARGKVEPFVAFAPVEQNPINTVRVEYEHGDDSLLVCFISDESSIDVNDIKAVQEALQMFKPDIEVLEVASHNWVKDPFAQGTWIHHRPGNLTGAAPLIRKPHGNIYFAGGDIATMTMGGIEGALESGIEAAANITHAMTHKLAG
- a CDS encoding flavin-containing monooxygenase, whose protein sequence is MNKKNALNQPLDTEVLIIGAGIAGISAAYHLKKYRPNSTFTILEGRDDIGGTWSLFRYPGIRSDSDMQSFAFGFKPWTEKRTFGSAQMICDYLHETITENGIDQHIQFGSYVTSAEFSSSEGLWTVKVKQKDQKGLTTLRSRFLLMGTGYYDYNNGYTPEFKGTEEFQGQIIHPQHWPENLNYSGKKVVVIGSGATAVTLIPAMAKDVGHITMLQRSPSYVIAMPSVDPIAVALNKVLSPQRAYEIIRKKNITLSRGMFNLSRRFPDVMRRLLIADVRRRLPKDFDVATHFSPKYNPWDERLCVVPDGDMFKAISSGKASVVTDHIERFTKEGILLKSGKVLEADIIITATGLNMLAFSKIQLTVDGKKINYPDTTIYKSMMLSDIPNFAFAFGYTNIAWTLKVDLVWQHFCRLLDYMDENKYGTFTPIILNKDMKRVPFVDLSPGYVQRGLAQFPMAGTEGNWTLQHDYKFDLERLNKGSVVDKALQFTTILPKKKLTVVTEPSTEELKIKA
- a CDS encoding NAD(P)/FAD-dependent oxidoreductase, whose protein sequence is MHRIIVVGGGAGGLELMTKLADTFHKSKEVSLLLVDKNLTHVWKPLLHEVASSTLNINDNEVNYIMHSYEHGYNFTQGSLADIDKNKKNIHVEITSTIDPNIKKIEELSYDTLILSLGSRSNDFNTPGVKENCYFLDTKSEAESIYKYIFSTYLDIRNKFIDLSQTYNVAIVGGGATGVELITELVHLKETLAKSYFKETQQLSIQFILIDASDRILSALSEDISNEAEKVLSQMGVQILKNHRVSKVDKENIYFPDGSKISADLKIWTAGIKATEAIEQLDGFEKDNIGRLKVYATLQTYTDPNIFALGDCAHCQLDAKKPPLGARAQVASQQAEFLAQALEQRLIGKPLPLFKFSDKGSIISLSQDHAVGEVFSNLNIYGTFARKAYEALYRIHQINIHGVKNTYRMSQKDSITKNLLKKVF